Proteins encoded together in one Flavobacteriales bacterium window:
- a CDS encoding DNA-binding protein yields the protein MNITFNELRRIKDKLPDGSIHRIARELDLNVETVWNYFGGYSHPQGRPMGVHLEPGTDGGVVSLDDTRILDIANRILKEEPA from the coding sequence ATGAACATCACCTTCAATGAACTGCGCAGGATCAAGGACAAGTTGCCCGACGGCAGCATCCACCGCATCGCCCGCGAGCTGGACCTGAACGTGGAGACGGTGTGGAACTACTTCGGGGGCTACAGCCATCCGCAGGGGCGCCCCATGGGCGTGCACCTGGAGCCCGGCACGGACGGGGGCGTGGTGTCGCTCGACGACACGCGCATCCTGGACATCGCGAACCGGATCCTGAAAGAGGAACCTGCGTGA
- a CDS encoding formate--tetrahydrofolate ligase — MRMPGLPEVNRRITVRDIEISAGAGFVVPILLSRDRSCGEIVRMPGLPEVPAAEGMDIDANGVIRGVS; from the coding sequence ATGCGCATGCCGGGCCTACCTGAAGTGAACCGCCGCATCACCGTGCGCGACATCGAGATCAGCGCCGGCGCCGGCTTCGTGGTACCCATCCTGCTGTCGCGGGACAGGTCCTGCGGCGAGATCGTGCGCATGCCCGGCCTGCCCGAGGTGCCCGCCGCCGAAGGCATGGACATCGATGCCAACGGCGTGATCAGGGGGGTGAGCTGA
- a CDS encoding formate--tetrahydrofolate ligase yields MRMPGLPEVPAAEGMDIDANGVISGLS; encoded by the coding sequence ATGCGCATGCCGGGCCTACCTGAAGTGCCGGCGGCGGAAGGCATGGACATCGATGCGAATGGCGTGATCAGCGGGTTGAGCTGA
- a CDS encoding formate--tetrahydrofolate ligase: MVPIPLSRDRSCGEIMRMPGLPEVPAAEGMDIDANGVISGLS; encoded by the coding sequence GTGGTACCCATCCCGCTGTCGCGGGACAGGTCCTGCGGCGAGATCATGCGCATGCCGGGCCTACCTGAAGTGCCGGCGGCGGAAGGCATGGACATCGATGCGAATGGCGTGATCAGCGGCTTGAGCTGA
- a CDS encoding formate--tetrahydrofolate ligase: MAFPSDLDIAQNAQLKPIAQIAQKLGIDPELIEPYGRTKAKLPLSLIDGKKLAKSKLILVTALSPTPAGEGKTTTSIGLNEGLNKLGRKSIVVLREPSLGPVFGMKGGAAGGGYAQVVPMEDINLHFTGDFAAIEKANNLLAALIDNNLQNRKRSLNIDPRTIAWKRVMDMNDRALRDITIGLGGTGNGVPRQDGFNITPASEVMAILCLATSFEDLKKRLGDIYVGQRWDRTPVYARDLKAEAAMAILLKDAIKPNLVQTLEGNPAILHGGPFANIAQGVNSVLATQMGLSLGDYVVTEAGFGADLGAEKFFDIKCRAAGLRPSAAVIVATVRALRYHGGVDVKEVNTAAPDKLKAGLTNLGRHIENVTKFGVKAVVAINHFPTDTTEEIDMIKAYCKERGAEAVLAQGFAKGGDGMTDLATAVLRVIEEGKSDFKPLYDLNGSIKQKIETIAREIYRADGVDYSNDAETALRRIDKLGLNGVPICMAKTQYSFSDNKELRAAPTGFRITVRDIEISAGAGFVVPICGEIMRMPGLPEVPAAEGMDIDANGVISGLS; the protein is encoded by the coding sequence ATGGCCTTCCCTTCCGACCTCGATATCGCCCAGAACGCGCAGCTGAAGCCCATCGCCCAGATCGCCCAGAAGCTCGGCATCGACCCCGAGCTCATCGAGCCCTACGGCCGCACCAAGGCCAAGCTGCCACTGTCGCTCATCGACGGGAAGAAGCTTGCGAAGAGCAAGCTCATCCTGGTGACGGCCCTGAGCCCCACCCCGGCCGGCGAAGGCAAGACCACCACCAGCATCGGTCTGAACGAAGGACTGAACAAGCTCGGCAGGAAGAGCATCGTGGTGCTGCGCGAACCGTCGCTCGGCCCCGTGTTCGGCATGAAGGGCGGCGCGGCCGGTGGTGGCTACGCGCAGGTGGTGCCCATGGAGGACATCAACCTGCACTTCACCGGCGACTTCGCGGCCATCGAGAAGGCCAACAACCTGCTCGCGGCGCTGATCGACAACAACCTGCAGAACCGGAAGCGCTCGCTCAACATCGATCCGCGCACCATCGCCTGGAAGCGCGTGATGGACATGAACGATCGCGCGCTGCGCGACATCACCATTGGCCTGGGCGGCACCGGCAACGGCGTGCCCCGGCAGGACGGCTTCAACATCACCCCCGCCAGCGAGGTGATGGCCATCCTCTGCCTCGCCACCAGCTTCGAGGACCTCAAGAAGCGCCTCGGCGACATCTACGTGGGCCAGCGCTGGGACCGCACACCGGTCTATGCGCGCGATCTGAAAGCCGAGGCCGCCATGGCCATCCTGCTGAAGGACGCCATCAAGCCCAACCTGGTGCAGACCCTCGAGGGCAATCCCGCCATCCTGCACGGTGGTCCTTTCGCCAACATCGCGCAGGGCGTGAACAGCGTGCTCGCCACCCAAATGGGCCTGAGCCTCGGCGACTACGTGGTGACGGAGGCCGGCTTCGGCGCGGACCTTGGTGCAGAGAAGTTCTTCGACATCAAGTGCCGTGCTGCGGGCCTGAGGCCTAGCGCTGCGGTGATCGTGGCCACGGTGCGCGCGCTGCGCTACCACGGCGGGGTGGACGTGAAGGAGGTGAACACCGCCGCACCCGACAAGCTGAAGGCCGGCCTGACCAACCTGGGCCGCCACATCGAGAACGTGACGAAGTTCGGCGTGAAGGCCGTGGTGGCCATCAACCACTTCCCCACGGACACGACCGAGGAGATCGACATGATCAAAGCCTACTGCAAGGAACGCGGTGCCGAAGCGGTGCTCGCGCAGGGCTTCGCGAAAGGCGGTGATGGCATGACGGATCTTGCGACTGCGGTGCTGCGCGTGATCGAGGAGGGCAAGAGCGACTTCAAGCCGCTCTACGACCTCAACGGCTCCATCAAGCAGAAGATCGAGACCATCGCCCGCGAGATCTACCGCGCCGACGGCGTGGACTACAGCAACGATGCCGAGACCGCGCTGCGCCGCATCGACAAGCTCGGCCTCAACGGCGTGCCCATCTGCATGGCCAAGACGCAGTACAGCTTCAGCGACAACAAGGAGCTGCGCGCCGCGCCCACCGGCTTCCGCATCACCGTCCGCGACATTGAGATCAGCGCCGGCGCCGGCTTCGTAGTGCCCATCTGCGGCGAGATCATGCGCATGCCGGGCCTACCTGAAGTGCCGGCGGCGGAAGGCATGGACATCGATGCGAATGGCGTGATCAGCGGCTTGAGCTGA
- a CDS encoding GxxExxY protein, with product MSENEISRVVVDAALTVHKALGPGLLENIDEHCLAAELRHRGVSFVQQRALPVNYRGERLDRGYRLDLIVEDKVVVEVKACDGLNDVHLAQVLTYLKLTGARLGLLVNFNEALLKTGIRRVVHQLAEDAAQP from the coding sequence ATGTCAGAGAACGAGATCAGCAGGGTAGTGGTGGATGCGGCCTTGACGGTGCATAAAGCGCTGGGTCCTGGCCTGCTCGAGAACATCGATGAGCATTGTCTGGCCGCGGAGCTCAGGCACCGTGGCGTGTCGTTCGTGCAGCAGCGCGCCTTGCCCGTGAACTATCGCGGAGAACGACTCGACCGAGGATACAGACTTGACCTCATCGTCGAGGACAAGGTGGTGGTCGAAGTGAAAGCTTGCGATGGGCTTAACGATGTCCACTTGGCCCAGGTGCTCACCTACCTGAAGCTCACTGGGGCTCGACTGGGCCTATTGGTGAACTTCAATGAGGCTTTGTTGAAAACGGGCATCCGTCGCGTCGTTCATCAGCTTGCCGAGGACGCGGCTCAACCGTGA
- the aroB gene encoding 3-dehydroquinate synthase encodes MAVGRPVVLGAGALGALDRWLATEARGAQRVVVGDENTLRHCLPELLALVPGLREAPSIAVPPGEASKGIGTCHALWSHLAGLGIERGAVLVALGGGVVTDLAGFVGATFKRGLRVVNLPTSLMGMVDAAIGGKTAIDLDGVKNLVGLVRQPEGVYVHPPFLRTLGKRELLNGVAEMLKHGLVADAEHWHAVVAAPWHDLQALAPLVERSAALKCAVVSADPEEHGPRRLLNFGHTIGHAVESFSGEGPQRGLLHGEAVVVGMVCATWLSWRLDLLDRTSCDAIVAVLLERYRPFSLNVIDHHRILELMAHDKKNRDGGFRFTLLEAIGRGRVDVPVDAALVADALDHYRLLVHHADPHRRSA; translated from the coding sequence ATGGCCGTCGGCCGCCCCGTGGTGCTGGGCGCCGGTGCCCTCGGCGCACTGGACCGTTGGCTGGCCACCGAGGCCCGGGGCGCACAGCGTGTGGTGGTGGGCGATGAGAACACGCTGCGCCACTGCCTGCCCGAACTGTTGGCCCTGGTGCCCGGCCTGCGCGAGGCGCCCAGCATCGCGGTGCCACCCGGGGAGGCCAGCAAGGGCATCGGCACCTGCCACGCCCTGTGGAGCCACCTGGCCGGCCTCGGCATCGAGCGCGGCGCCGTGCTGGTGGCCCTCGGCGGCGGGGTGGTCACCGACCTGGCCGGCTTCGTGGGCGCCACCTTCAAGCGCGGCCTGCGCGTGGTGAACCTGCCCACCAGCCTGATGGGCATGGTGGATGCCGCCATCGGCGGCAAGACCGCCATCGACCTCGACGGCGTGAAGAACCTGGTGGGCCTGGTGCGGCAGCCCGAAGGCGTGTACGTGCATCCGCCCTTCCTGCGCACCTTGGGCAAGCGCGAGCTGCTGAACGGGGTGGCCGAGATGCTCAAGCACGGCCTGGTGGCCGACGCCGAGCACTGGCACGCCGTGGTGGCCGCGCCCTGGCACGACCTGCAGGCCCTGGCCCCGTTGGTGGAACGCAGCGCGGCCCTCAAGTGCGCGGTGGTGAGCGCCGACCCCGAGGAGCACGGCCCGCGGCGCCTGCTCAACTTCGGCCACACCATCGGCCACGCCGTGGAGTCCTTCAGTGGCGAGGGTCCACAGCGCGGCCTGCTGCATGGCGAGGCCGTGGTGGTGGGCATGGTGTGCGCCACCTGGCTCAGCTGGCGCCTCGACCTGCTGGACCGCACCAGCTGCGATGCCATCGTCGCCGTGCTGCTGGAGCGCTACCGCCCCTTCTCCCTGAACGTCATCGACCATCACCGCATCCTGGAACTGATGGCCCACGACAAGAAGAACCGCGACGGCGGCTTCCGCTTCACGCTGCTGGAGGCCATCGGACGCGGGCGTGTGGACGTGCCCGTGGACGCCGCGCTGGTGGCCGACGCGCTGGACCACTACCGCCTGCTCGTGCACCATGCAGACCCTCACCGTCGCAGCGCCTGA